From the genome of Glycine max cultivar Williams 82 chromosome 2, Glycine_max_v4.0, whole genome shotgun sequence, one region includes:
- the LOC100305817 gene encoding uncharacterized protein LOC100305817: MTGETVNPKAYPLADAQLAITILDLVQQAANYKQLKKGANEATKTLNRGISEFVVMAADTEPLEILLHLPLLAEDKNVPYVFVPSKQALGRACGVTRPVIACSVTTNEGSQLKSQIQQLKDAIEKLLI; encoded by the exons ATG ACAGGAGAGACAGTGAACCCAAAAGCTTACCCTTTGGCCGATGCGCAACTCGCAATAACAATCTTGGATCTTGTGCAACAAGCTGCCAACTACAAGCAACTAAAAAAGGGTGCTAATGaag CGACTAAGACACTGAACAGAGGCATTTCTGAGTTCGTTGTGATGGCCGCAGACACTGAGCCTCTTGAGATTCTTCTCCATCTTCCTCTCCTTGCTGAGGAtaag aaTGTTCCCTATGTATTCGTTCCATCAAAACAAGCACTTGGGCGAGCATGTGGAGTCACACGGCCAGTGATTGCATGTTCTGTAACAACTAATGAAGGAAGTCAACTCAAATCCCAAATTCAGCAACTAAAG GATGCTATTGAGAAGctgttaatttga
- the LOC100801110 gene encoding serine/threonine-protein kinase STY8 isoform X1 has product MAAALECWSSRTTTSAAAATDDDTVEQVLMRTHHRSEGTTTTSTHNNKDNLPSAIPVHKKLQKLTRNVSEAIASFRNSLNLDSPPSSNADASSRKLAWGSVVRNLTQLYPGSQLPEKLMSNIRKHYDSLPLSYAQAEFDMKNVFLHIKLMEQASESDQPAILIQEECDGEIQGSALRLTFACNSPISWPAMSGALDSSSICCKRMQIFEKKGFTLGVVLLVVLPGHDKLVRTRVENALKFAMKKPKTGAVKLPFGLCGCQEENSKGRELVEIEEETGDGYRGKEFENSSQRIQLQVPLPSSSFVVSVDEWQTIKSGGNEIEKWLLNSDSVEFVEQIGPNSYRGVYMGKRVGIEKLKGCDKGNSYEFELHKDLLELMTCGHRNILQFCGICVDDNHGLCVVTKFMEGGSVHDLMMKNKKLQTKDVVRIAVDVAEGIKFMNDHGVAYRDLNTRGILLDKHGNACLGDMGIVTACKSVGEAMEYETDGYRWLAPEIIAGDPENVTETWMSNVYSFGMVIWEMVTGEAAYSSFSPVQAAVGIAACGLRPEIPKDCQQTLKHIMTKCWNNTPSKRPHFSEILAILLRPNNNNR; this is encoded by the exons ATGGCCGCAGCCTTAGAGTGCTGGTCCAGCCGCACCACCACGTCCGCCGCTGCCGCCACCGACGACGACACGGTGGAGCAGGTCCTCATGCGCACCCACCACAGATCCGAGGGAACCACCACCACTTCCACCcacaacaacaaagacaacctTCCCTCCGCCATCCCCGTCCACAAGAAGCTCCAGAAGCTCACTCGCAACGTCTCCGAAGCTATTGCTTCTTTCAGAAACTCCCTCAACCTCGATTCTCCTCCTTCTTCCAACGCTGATGCTTCTTCTCGGAAACTCGCGTGGGGAAGCGTTGTTCGCAATCTCACTCAGCTTTACCCTGGAAGCCAGCTCCCCGAGAAACTCATGTCCAACATTCGCAAGCATTACGATTCCTTGCCCCTCAG TTATGCACAGGCGGAGTTTGATATGAAGAATGTGTTTCTTCACATAAAGTTGATGGAGCAAGCTTCAGAGAGTGACCAGCCAGCGATTTTAATTCAAGAGGAATGTGATGGTGAGATTCAGGGGTCTGCTTTGAGGCTCACGTTTGCTTGCAACTCTCCGATTTCGTGGCCTGCAATGTCGGGTGCGTTGGATAGTTCCTCCATTTGCTGCAAGAGGATGCAGATCTTTGAGAAGAAGGGTTTCACCTTGGGGGTTGTGCTTCTTGTGGTTCTACCTGGGCATGATAAGTTGGTGAGGACCAGGGTTGAAAATGCTTTGAAGTTTGCCATGAAGAAGCCCAAAACCGGTGCCGTGAAGCTTCCCTTTGGGCTCTGTGGGTGCCAGGAAGAGAATTCTAAAGGAAGAGAGCTTGTGGAGATTGAAGAAGAAACCGGTGATGGTTACCGCGGAAAGGAGTTTGAGAATTCAAGCCAAAGGATTCAGCTTCAGGtgcctttgccttcttcatcttttgttgtGTCAGTGGATGAATGGCAGACCATAAAGTCAGGTGGGAATGAGATTGAGAAATGGTTGTTGAATTCAGATAGTGTTGAGTTTGTTGAGCAGATTGGTCCGAATTCATATAGGGGAGTGTATATGGGGAAGAGGGTTGGGATTGAGAAGCTGAAGGGTTGTGATAAAGGGAATTCTTATGAGTTTGAGCTCCACAAGGATCTTCTGGAACTCATGACTTGTGGCCATAGAAACATTCTGCAGTTTTGTGGTATTTGTGTGGATGATAATCATGGATTGTGTGTGGTGACCAAGTTCATGGAAGGTGGATCTGTTCATGACTTGATGATGAAGAACAAAAAGCTTCAGACTAAGGATGTTGTGAGGATTGCTGTTGATGTTGCTGAAGGGATCAAGTTTATGAATGACCATGGTGTAGCATATAGAGACCTTAATACACGGGGGATTCTGTTGGATAAGCATGGGAATGCTTGCTTGGGAGATATGGGTATAGTCACTGCCTGCAAGAGTGTTGGAGAAGCAATGGAGTATGAAACTGATGGTTATAGGTGGCTAGCTCCAGAG ATAATTGCAGGGGATCCAGAGAATGTGACAGAGACATGGATGAGTAACGTTTATAGTTTTGGGATGGTAATTTGGGAGATGGTAACTGGTGAAGCAGCTTATTCTTCATTTTCACCTGTACAAGCAGCAGTTGGCATTGCTGCATGTGGCCTTCGACCTGAAATCCCAAAAGACTGCCAACAAACTCTAAAACACATTATGACAAAGTGCTGGAACAACACCCCTTCAAAACGTCCTCACTTCTCTGAAATTTTAGCCATATTGCTGCGaccaaacaacaacaatagataA
- the LOC100801110 gene encoding uncharacterized protein isoform X2 has product MAAALECWSSRTTTSAAAATDDDTVEQVLMRTHHRSEGTTTTSTHNNKDNLPSAIPVHKKLQKLTRNVSEAIASFRNSLNLDSPPSSNADASSRKLAWGSVVRNLTQLYPGSQLPEKLMSNIRKHYDSLPLSYAQAEFDMKNVFLHIKLMEQASESDQPAILIQEECDGEIQGSALRLTFACNSPISWPAMSGALDSSSICCKRMQIFEKKGFTLGVVLLVVLPGHDKLVRTRVENALKFAMKKPKTGAVKLPFGLCGCQEENSKGRELVEIEEETGDGYRGKEFENSSQRIQLQVPLPSSSFVVSVDEWQTIKSGGNEIEKWLLNSDSVEFVEQIGPNSYRGVYMGKRVGIEKLKGCDKGNSYEFELHKDLLELMTCGHRNILQFCGICVDDNHGLCVVTKFMEGGSVHDLMMKNKKLQTKDVVRIAVDVAEGIKFMNDHGVAYRDLNTRGILLDKHGNACLGDMGIVTACKSVGEAMEYETDGYRWLAPEAGKNIQKLSTKAIHSKRKSDN; this is encoded by the exons ATGGCCGCAGCCTTAGAGTGCTGGTCCAGCCGCACCACCACGTCCGCCGCTGCCGCCACCGACGACGACACGGTGGAGCAGGTCCTCATGCGCACCCACCACAGATCCGAGGGAACCACCACCACTTCCACCcacaacaacaaagacaacctTCCCTCCGCCATCCCCGTCCACAAGAAGCTCCAGAAGCTCACTCGCAACGTCTCCGAAGCTATTGCTTCTTTCAGAAACTCCCTCAACCTCGATTCTCCTCCTTCTTCCAACGCTGATGCTTCTTCTCGGAAACTCGCGTGGGGAAGCGTTGTTCGCAATCTCACTCAGCTTTACCCTGGAAGCCAGCTCCCCGAGAAACTCATGTCCAACATTCGCAAGCATTACGATTCCTTGCCCCTCAG TTATGCACAGGCGGAGTTTGATATGAAGAATGTGTTTCTTCACATAAAGTTGATGGAGCAAGCTTCAGAGAGTGACCAGCCAGCGATTTTAATTCAAGAGGAATGTGATGGTGAGATTCAGGGGTCTGCTTTGAGGCTCACGTTTGCTTGCAACTCTCCGATTTCGTGGCCTGCAATGTCGGGTGCGTTGGATAGTTCCTCCATTTGCTGCAAGAGGATGCAGATCTTTGAGAAGAAGGGTTTCACCTTGGGGGTTGTGCTTCTTGTGGTTCTACCTGGGCATGATAAGTTGGTGAGGACCAGGGTTGAAAATGCTTTGAAGTTTGCCATGAAGAAGCCCAAAACCGGTGCCGTGAAGCTTCCCTTTGGGCTCTGTGGGTGCCAGGAAGAGAATTCTAAAGGAAGAGAGCTTGTGGAGATTGAAGAAGAAACCGGTGATGGTTACCGCGGAAAGGAGTTTGAGAATTCAAGCCAAAGGATTCAGCTTCAGGtgcctttgccttcttcatcttttgttgtGTCAGTGGATGAATGGCAGACCATAAAGTCAGGTGGGAATGAGATTGAGAAATGGTTGTTGAATTCAGATAGTGTTGAGTTTGTTGAGCAGATTGGTCCGAATTCATATAGGGGAGTGTATATGGGGAAGAGGGTTGGGATTGAGAAGCTGAAGGGTTGTGATAAAGGGAATTCTTATGAGTTTGAGCTCCACAAGGATCTTCTGGAACTCATGACTTGTGGCCATAGAAACATTCTGCAGTTTTGTGGTATTTGTGTGGATGATAATCATGGATTGTGTGTGGTGACCAAGTTCATGGAAGGTGGATCTGTTCATGACTTGATGATGAAGAACAAAAAGCTTCAGACTAAGGATGTTGTGAGGATTGCTGTTGATGTTGCTGAAGGGATCAAGTTTATGAATGACCATGGTGTAGCATATAGAGACCTTAATACACGGGGGATTCTGTTGGATAAGCATGGGAATGCTTGCTTGGGAGATATGGGTATAGTCACTGCCTGCAAGAGTGTTGGAGAAGCAATGGAGTATGAAACTGATGGTTATAGGTGGCTAGCTCCAGAG GCAGGAAAAAACATACAAAAGCTATCCACTAAAGCCATtcattcaaagagaaaaagtgaTAACTGA
- the LOC100802185 gene encoding ribosome biogenesis protein NOP53: protein MGKKAKGSRKGKKAWRANISTEEIEDFFEKSTKDALSGGSLQAVSSDSLFYEDKSKDLAVKKKIEKHRERVLRCDSLLQKNQFVKPVPSSILKKCSKNRNVASKSNLKVANQDGDKDDSAMFDLWDDKGKDDKKVKKVAKPTLIPAVEIDPPGCSFNPSYESHQDTLASAVAEVMQKIYKNELGPEPVPLTVPGEAIAEEDMYFLDVDNRSDNDESTPENEDDDALEKKPIKTKRVTRVELNKRARRKEQQRKEAEAKKIKELSKEIDSIPEIVQEIEHEDEEKKKRHLRRQVAKQEMLKTRPPRLGKHKFEPAPVQVLLSEEITGSIRKLKGCCTLIKDRYKSIEKRGLIVPAKRRN from the exons ATGGGGAAGAAGGCAAAAGGGTCAAGGAAGGGTAAGAAGGCATGGAGAGCTAACATCAGCACCGAAGAGATCGAAGATTTCTTCGAGAAATCAACGAAGGACGCTCTTTCTGGTGGCTCTCTACAAGCCGTTTCTTCCGATTCTCTCTTCTATGAAGACAAGTCCAAAG ATCTTGCTGTGAAGAAGAAGATCGAGAAACATAGGGAGAGGGTGCTCCGATGTGATAGCCTGCTACAGAAAAATCAGTTTGTTAAGCCAGTGCCATCTTCTATTCTGAAGAAGTGTTCTAAAAACCGTAATGTGGCCTCTAAATCCAATTTGAAAGTGGCCAATCAAGATGGTGATAAG GATGATTCTGCCATGTTTGATCTATGGGATGATAAAG GCAAGGATGACAAGAAGGTGAAAAAG GTAGCAAAGCCTACTCTTATCCCAGCAGTAGAGATTGATCCCCCAGGCTGCTCTTTCAATCCCTCATATGAAAGTCACCAG GATACATTGGCTTCTGCCGTTGCAGAAGTAATGCAAAAAATCTACAAAAATGAACTGGGCCCTGAACCCGTGCCTTTAACTGTTCCTGGAGAAGCTATCGCCGAAGAAGAT ATGTATTTTCTTGATGTGGACAATAGGAGTGACAACGATGAAAGTACTCCTGAAAATGAGGATGATGATGCATTGGAGAAAAA GCCTATTAAAACTAAGAGAGTTACTAGAGTTGAATTGAATAAGAGAGCTAGGCGGAAAGAACAACAGAGAAAAGAAGCAGAAGCTAAGAAGATAAAGGAATTGTCTAAGGAAATTGATAG CATACCAGAAATTGTTCAGGAAATTGAGCATGAAGacgaggaaaagaagaaaagacacCTTAGGCGTCAAGTTGCTAAACAGGAGATGTTAAAGACACGCCCACCACGCTTAGGAAAACACAA GTTTGAACCTGCACCTGTTCAAGTTTTATTAAGTGAAGAGATAACTGGATCCATTCGGAAGCTCAAG GGTTGCTGCACCCTTATAAAGGACCGATATAAAAGCATAGAAAAAAGAGGATTGATTGTTCCAGCAAAAAGGAG GAATTAG